The following are encoded in a window of Ranitomeya variabilis isolate aRanVar5 chromosome 6, aRanVar5.hap1, whole genome shotgun sequence genomic DNA:
- the LOC143781316 gene encoding uncharacterized protein LOC143781316, with product MVSAGDSGTSSCSVQISIYSCGAMRNLHVVVLIAASVLLSSVRARTRNQNTCCKSSRCQGCACRSNKYSLAIEEYLEESYRKKLETLEEVLDKSSQKPKTIDDSIKDKYEAAITASDNGDDNSTRPDNGTDGLKEPLGIDFSNQFAGYIPLDCLICKISHC from the exons ATGGTAAGTGCAGGCGATAGCGGCACATCATCCTGCAGTGTGCAGATCAGCATCTACAGCTGCGGAGCAATGAGGAACCTTCATGTGGTTGTGCTGATCGCTGCATCCGTTCTGCTGTCATCAGTGAGGGCTCGGACCAGAAACCAGAACACGTGCTGCAAGAGCAGCCGCTGCCAAGGATGTGCGTGCCGCAGCAACAAG TATTCGCTGGCGATAGAAGAGTACCTggaggagagctacagaaagaagcTGGAGACGCTGGAAGAGGTTCTGGACAAAAGCTCACAGAAACCAAAAACTATTGACGACTCCATCAAGGACAAGTACGAAGCAGCCATCACTGCATCGGACAATGGAGATGACAACAGCACGAGACCCGACAATGGAACAGACGGTCTAAAAGAACCATTGGGAATCGACTTTTCTAACCAATTTGCAGGCTACATTCCACTGGACTGTCTGATATGTAAGATATCACATTGTTAG